TTCAAACTACGACTCATTTTGCAACCTCCTCTGCACAGATATTAATTGTTATTAATAAATGCGTTCTATTACATCTTTGAACCTTTACGACGACGAACAATAAACTTGTCCGAACGTGCTTTCTTAGAACGAGTCTTCTTACCAACTGTCTTCTTACCCCATGGTGATAATGGTGATGGAAGACCAACTGGTGCTTTACCTTCACCACCACCATGAGGGTGATCGTTAGGGTTCATTACAGATCCACGAACATGAGGACGTTGACCCTTGTAACGTGTACGACCAGCTTTACCAACATTGATAAGTTCATGTTCTTCATTACTTACCGAACCAATAGTTGCTCGGTTAGTGCTAAGGATTAAACGAACTTCGCCAGATGCAAGTCTAACAAGTGAATACTTGCCATCTCGACCAAGCGATTGAGCAGATGCACCAGCTGAACGAACAAGCTGACCACCCTTACCAGGCTTAAGTTCAATGTTGTGAATAATTGTACCAACAGGAATGTTGGATAATGGCAATGTGTTACCAGGCTTGATATCAGCATCAACGCCAGATTCAACCTTGTCGCCCACCTTTAATCCCTTAGGTGCAATAATGTATGATTTGATTCCGTCAGTATAAACAATCAAAGCAATATTAGCAGTCCGGTTAGGATCGTATTCAATTGCTTTAACTGTGGCTGTGACATCATCTTTAATTCGCTTGAAGTCAATAATACGATATTGATTCTTGTTACCACCACCACGGTGACGAACAGTCATATGACCGTAATTATTACGGCCGGCTGTTTTACTTTTTGATTCAAGTAAAGACTTTTCAGGCTTACGCTTAGTAATTGCGCTGTAGTCCAAGCTTGTCATATTACGTCTACCATTGCTGGTTGGCTTATATGTTTTAATGGCCAAAACGTGTTCCTCCTATATTAGAGATTTGTTTGATTATTCTTCGTTGAATAATTCGATTTCTTTTGAATCTTCAGTCAATGTAACGATTGCCTTACGACGCTTCTTAGTGTAACCAGCGTAACGGCCTTGGCGCTTGAGCTTGCCACGAACGTTCATGATGTTTACACGGACAACTTTAACATCGAAAATGTCTTCGATGGCCTTTTTAACTTGGGTCTTAGTTGCTCGTAAATCAACATCGAATGTGTATGTCTTGTCGTCCATCTTACTGGTTGTTTCCTCAGTAATAACTGGGCGTAAAATAATATCGCGTGATTCCATTATGCGAGCACCTCCTCTACTTGAGAAAGAGCAGCTTTCGTAATAACAACTTTGTCGTGATCGGCAACATCCAAAGTGTTAATGCCTTGAGCAGAAACAACTTTAACGTTTTCCAAATTACGAGCAGACAGAACTGCCTTTTCGTTGTCGTCTTCCAAAACTACTAATGTCTTAGTTGAAACGTCTAATTTACCTAACAATTCAGCGAATTCTTTAGTCTTAGGTGCATCAAATTGTAAAGTATCAACAACAACCAATTTGTTGTCGGAAACCTTTTCTGATAACACTGACTTCAATGCTAAACGTGAAACCTTCTTAGGCAAACGGTATGAGTATGAACGTGGAGTAGGTCCGAAAACAATTCCACCGCCACGCCATTGTGGTGAACGAATAGAACCTTGTCGAGCTCTACCAGTACCCTTTTGACGCCAAGGCTTCTTTCCACCGCCGCGAACTGCGGAACGGTTCTTAACGGAATGAGTTCCTTGACGTAAAGAAGCACGTTGCATAACAATTGCGTCAAACACAACATTGTTGTTAGGTTCGATGCCGAAGATACCATCGTTTAATGCAACGGTACCATTCTTGCTTCCGTCTTGTTTATATAATGCTACGTCAGTCATCTATGGTTGCCTCCCTTCTACTTGTTTGAGCCGTGAACGGCACTTCTAATTGTGATATATGATTTATTTGCACCAGGTACATTACCCTTAATTAAGAGAACATTGTTGTCAGTATCGGCATTTACGATCTCCAAATTTTGAATGGTAACAGTCTTGTTACCCATTCGTCCAGGCAATTTCATGCCAGGAACAACACGGTTAATAATGACACCGAGTGAACCTGGACGACGGTGATAACGGGAACCATGAGTTTCTGGTCCACGTGATTGGCCGTCTTTATGGATGTTACCTTGGTATCCATGACCTTTTGTGGTTCCAGTTACATCAACGATGTCTCCTGGTTTAAAGATATCTGCTTTAACTTCATCAGATACTTTATAGTCTCCCAGCTCAACATCTTTGATTTCTTTAATGAAGCGCTTAGGAGTCGTATTTGCTTTCTTTGCATGACCTTGTTCTGGCTTATTAGTAAGCACAGTACGTTTGTCTGCATAACCTAATTGAACTGAATCGTAACCGTCATTTTCAACGGTCTTGATTTGCATAATGACATTAGGTGTCACTTCAACGACAGTTACTGGAACTAATTCGCCGTTTTCAGTGAAGACTTGCGTCATTCCAACTTTCTTTCCTAAGATTCCTTTTCTGGCCATGAGTACACCTCCGATATATTGTATTTATTATAGTTTGATTTCAATATCCACACCGCTAGGCAAGTCGAGCTTCATTAATGAGTCAACTGTCTTTGGCGTTGGATTTAAAATATCGATTAATCGCTTGTGAGTCAAAATTTCGAATTGCTCACGAGAATCCTTAAACTTATGTGGTGAAGCTAAAACAGTGTAGATTGTACGATCAGTAGGCAATGGAATTGGACCTGAGATAGTAGCTCCAGTTCTTTGCGCAGTTGCAACAATCTTGTCTGCGGATTGATCAAGGATACGATGCTCGTATGCCTTCAATCGAATACGAATTTTTTGTTTTGCCATTGTGTTCCCTCCTTCGTCTATTTTGAAAATAGGACTAACTCCGTGAAAATTACCGCCAAACCCATGGCAAAGCATCCGGGTGTGTCGCAACCTTTCACATCAAAGCTAATACATATTGCTTTAGGGCAAACTTATCCCTAAAAACAAGTACTCAAATAGTGTACTAAAAAAAGCCGCATAAAACAAGTGTTAACAGCAATTAATTCGTTTTGTAACATTACTGTTACTTGAAAAATGATTTTAACTTCTTTTGATATTCAAATGAACGTAAATAACTTCAACCAATTTATTATACATTGCCGCGGGATGATTTGACAGACCTTTAGTCAAAAAAAGAGACCGGAATTAAATTCCGATCTCTACGTTTGAAATTAATCTTCAGCAGGTTGGTTCCCACCGTTTTTCTTAATAATTTCAGCTTGGATGCTCTTTGGAACTGGCTCGTAATGATCAAATGTCATGGTGAAAGTACCACGGCCTTGTGATGCAGAACGAAGTGTCGTTGCATAACCGAACATTTCAGCAAGTGGAACGAATGAATGAATAACTTCGGCACCGCTTCGGCTTTCCATTCCATCAACCCGTCCACGACGTGCAGTAACTTGGCCCATAACATCACCCATGTACTCTTCAGGGACGTTGATATCAACCTTCATGATTGGTTCCAAGATTACTGGAGCAGCGGTCTTGGCAGCATTACGAAGAGCGATTGAAGCAGCTACCTTAAATGCAGCTTCACTAGAATCGACTTCATGATAACTACCATCATATAACTTGGCTTTCAAATCAATTAATGGGTAACCGGCAAGAACACCGTTAGCCAATGATTCTTTCAAACCTTGTTCTACGGCTGGGATGTATTCACGAGGAACAACACCACCAACGATGGCATCTTCGAATTCGAAGCCTTTTCCTTCTTCGTTTGGTGTAAATTCGATCCAAACATCACCATATTGACCTTTACCACCAGACTGACGGATAAACTTACCTTGAGCCTTGGTTGGCTTGGTAAATGCTTCACGGTATGAAACTTGTGGGGCACCAACAGTGGCTTCCACATGGAACTCACGTTTCATACGATCAATGATGATATCCAAATGCAACTCACCCATTCCGGCAATTAAAGTTTCACCGGTTTCAGGGTTGGTTGTTGCTTTGAATGTTGGATCTTCTTCAGAAAGCTTTTGAAGAGCAACGTTCATCTTATCTTGGTCAGCCTTAGTCTTAGGTTCAACGGCAACCTGAATAACTGGGTCAGGGAATTCCATTGATTCCAAATGAAGTGGATGGTCAACATCAGTCAGTGAATCACCAGTAGTGGTGTTCTTCAAACCAATGGCGGCAGCAATATCACCTGAGAATACTTCTGGAATTTCTTGACGGTGATTTGAATGCATTTGGAGCAAACGACCAACACGCTCACGTTTGTCTTTAGTTGCATTCAAAATATATGAACCTGACTCAAGGGTACCTGAGTAAACACGGATATAAGTCAAACGACCAACGAATGGGTCAGTAGCAACTTTGAAGGCCAAAGCAGCAAAACTGGCGTCATCATTAGCTTTCAGTTCAATCTTGTCACCCGTTGCAGGATCAGTTGCATTGTATGGCTTAACATCAAGTGGTGATGGTAAGTAGTCAATAACAGCATCCATCAACATTTGAACACCCTTGTTCTTGAAGGCTGATCCAGCTAATACTGGGAACAGTTCCAAGTTCAAGGTAGCTTTACGAATAGCAGCCTTGATTTCAGGAATTGGAATTTCTTCACCCTCAAGGTACTTGTTCATAATGTCGTCATCAACATCAGCCAAAGTTTCAACTAATTGGTCACGACGCTTTTTAGCTTCATCCTTATATTCATCAGGAACATCAACTGTATCCCAATTTGAACCAAGCTTATCTTCATCGTAGATGTCGGCCTTCATTTCGATCAGGTCAATAACCCCTTCGAAATCATCTTCAGCACCGATTGGCATCTGGATTGGAAGTGGCTTAGCATTCAAACGGTCTTCAATTGAGCCAACTGAGAAATCAAAGTTAGCACCAACTTTATCCATCTTGTTAACAAAGACGATCCGGGGAACGTCATAATCAGATGCTTGACGCCAAACAGTTTCAGTTTGAGGCTCAACACCCGCTTGGGCATCCAAAACAGCGATAGCACCATCTAAGACACGCAATGAACGCTCAACTTCAACAGTAAAGTCCACGTGTCCTGGGGTATCAATAATGTTGATACGGTGGTCTTTCCATTGAGCAGTTGTGGCAGCTGACGTGATGGTAATCCCACGTTCCTGTTCCTGTGGCATCCAGTCCATTTGTGAAGCACCATCATGGGTTTCACCAATTTTATGAATCTTACCAGTATAGTACAAGATCCGTTCGGTCGTGGTCGTTTTACCAGCATCGATATGGGCCATAATTCCGATATTACGAGTTTTTTCGAGCGGAAACTCTCGTTTGTTAGCCATTGTGTAACTCCTTCCGATTCGTACAAAAAGTGGCTAAATCAGCCACTTATTAGTTTGAGCTGTTTAGAAAAATCCTGAGATTACCAACGATAATGTGCAAAGGCACGGTTGGCTTCAGCCATTCTATGTGTATCTTCACGCTTCTTAACTGATGCACCGGTATTATTAGCGGCATCCATGATCTCACGCGCAAGGCGTTCAGTCATCGTATGCTCACCACGTGAACGGGCATAGTTAACGATCCAACGCAATCCCAAAGTTGTTCGACGATCTGGTCGGACTTCGATTGGAACTTGGTAGTTAGAACCACCAACACGACGAGCCTTAACTTCAAGGACCGGCATAACGTTCTTCATAGCTTCTTCAAAGACGTCAACTGGTTCGTTGTTAGTTTCTTTCTTAATTAAATCAAATGCACCATATAAAATTTGTGATGCAGTTCCACGTTTACCGTCTAACATCAAACGGTTAATTAAACGGGTTACCAATTTTGAGTTATAAATTGGGTCAGGAAGTACTTCCCGCTTTTGAACATTTCCTTTTCTAGGCATTTCGTTATCCTCCTCATGATTCTATAAAACTAAATATTTAGATTGCATTAGTAAGATTATTCTTTAGGCTTCTTTGTACCGTATTTTGAACGACCTTGACGACGGTCTTGAACACCAGCGGTATCAAGTGCACCACGAATAACGTGATAACGAACACCAGGTAAATCCTTAACACGGCCACCACGGATCAAAACAACACTATGCTCTTGTAAGTTATGACCAATACCTGGAATGTAAGCCGTAACTTCAATTAAGTTAGACAAACGAACACGGGCATACTTACGTAAAGCTGAGTTAGGTTTCTTTGGTGTCATAGTACCAACACGAGTTGCAACACCTCGTTTTTGAGGGGCTGGAACAGTAACTTGCTTCTTCTTGAAACTATTGTAAGCATAGTTTAAAGCTGGTGACTTTGATTTTGAAGTTCTAGAATGACGTCCTTTACGGACCAATTGGTTAATTGTAGGCATCTAAAAAGTTCTCCTTTCAAATTTTCAATGTAAGTCCACACATCCAGGCGGTTCTTTTTTATGTAAAAAGAAATGTGTACCGCCCAACACTTTTTGTCATATACAGTCAGCATGTCTGAATATTCAGGAATCTGTCACAAAAAGCACCTTGTCTAATTTATCATGACTGGCCGTTTGTGTCAATGAATCATGTTGAATAATTTAAAACGTAACAACGTACATAAAGTACAGAGGTAAAAACTATGATGATGATTATTCAATTTTTGCTGGGTGCAAGCCTGGCGTCGTTTTTTAATTTGGTTGCTGTCAGACGACAACGCGGGGAATCGATTGTCGCTCCCCGCTCCCATTGTGATTGTTGTGGTGGTCAGCTGAAGAATTTTGATTTAATTCCTGTCTTCAGTTACATCATTTTAATGGGAAAATGTCGTTACTGCAAACAAAAGTTTTCAGCAAATTTGTTCACTGTTGAGTTGGCGGCCGGATCTGTTGCTGCGGGTTTGAATCTTTTTGAGATAAATTGTCTGTACGTTGGCATGTTGATTATTTTAATCGCACTCAGTTCCTTTGACATTGTCGACCAAACAATTCCAACAGACGGAATTATCATGCTGTTGCTTGTCTGCGGATTATCAAACACCCATCCAGTCCAAGAAATTTTGATTGCCATTCTGATCTATCTGCTCATCCAATTTTTAAACCACCACTTTTCCTGGATGGGCAGTGGCGACATCGACATTTATTTTTGCCTGTGGCTGGCACTGGATATTCCAAGCTTACTTTGGCAAACGTTTATTGCTTGCGTCGCTGCACTGCTTTATTTAATTGTTGCGCCGTGGCCGAAAAATTCCAAAATTCCATTTGTGCCATTCATCACCATTGGATTCTATTTAACCCACCAATTCCAATCAATCTTATTACCGTTAATTTCATAGAAAATAAAAAAGGATTCCAACCCATTGCAGGTTGAAATCCTTTTTCAAATTGATTCATTCAATTTAATGATTATTTGGTCGTCTTGCTCTTGTTAGCATCTTCAGCTTTCATTTTTTCTTCAAGCTGGCTAATTGAGTAAACACCATCAGTTGATGAACTACCAATTTCTTCAGGCTTAATTCCTCGGTAATCTGGCATTCCAGTACCTGCAGGGATTAATTTACCAATGATAACATTTTCCTTCAAACCAACCAGTGGATCATTCTTACCACGAATTGCGGCATCAGTAAGAACACGCGTGGTTTCCTGGAATGATGCGGCTGACAAGAAACTATTTGTTTCAAGAGCAGCCTTGGTAATACCAAGTAAGACAGGACGGGCAGTTGCCGGAATTCCACCATTAACAACCGTGTCACCGTTACTTATCTTGAAGTCATTGATATCCATCAAGGTACCAGGCAATACATCAGTGTCACCAGGATCCATGATACGAACCTTACGAAGCATCTGACGAATCATGATTTCCACATGCTTATCAGCCACTTCCACACCTTGCATCCGGTAAACTTTTTGAACTTCATGAAGCAGGTAGTTTTCAGTTGAGAGAACATCTCTAACCTTCAACAATTCCTTAGGATCAACAGAACCTTCATTGAGAGCTGAACCACGGTGAATGTAGTCACCTTCAGCGACTCTCATTCGAGCTGTGATCGGAACGGTGTAAGTTCGAGTATCAGATTCACCTTTAATGGTAATTTCTTTTGTTCTTTCAGCAGGATTTTCTTCAATTGACTCAACTGTACCAGTAACTTCACTGATCTCAGCTTTACCTTTTGGATTACGTGCTTCAAAGATTTCTTGAACACGAGGAAGTCCTTGGGTAATATCGGCGTTACCAGCAACACCACCAGTATGGAAGTTACGCATTGTCAACTGGGTACCAGGTTCACCGATTGATTGAGCAGCAACAGTACCAACCGCTTCACCAACTTCAACCTCATCACCAGTAGCCATGTTACGACCATAACATTTCTCACAAACACCGTGGATGGTGTTGCAAGTAAATGCTGAACGAATCGTAACTTCCTTGATTCCAAGGTCATCAATCTTAGTAGCCTGATCCTCAGTGATCATGGTGTTTGCAGGAACAATCACATCGCCAGTCTTAGGGTTCTTAACGGTTTTGTGAGCATAACGGCCAACAATTCGATCATACAATGGTTCGATCATTTCGTTACCTTCAGTAATTGCACTGATAGTCAGGCCACGATCGGTCCCACAGTCCTTTTCACGAACGATGACATCTTGAGCCACATCAACCAAACGACGGGTCAAGTAACCAGAGTTGGCAGTCTTAAGAGCAGTATCGGTCATTCCTTTACGAGCCCCATGGGTTGAAATGAACATTTCCAAAACAGTCAGACCCTCACGGAAGTTGGAAGTAATTGGCAATTCCATGATTTCACCGTTAGGAGCAGCCATCAAGCCACGCATACCAGCCAACTGAGTAAAGTTTGAAATGTTACCACGGGCACCAGAGTCACTCATCATAAAGATAGGGTTCTGTGGATCTTGGTTTTCCAACAGACGCTTTTGAATGTCATCCTTGGCGTCATTCCAAATACCAATGACTCGTTCATAACGTTCGTGGTCGGTAATCAGACCACGACGGAACTGCTTGGTAACCATATCCACCTTTTTATGGGCGGCGTCGATAATTTCT
Above is a genomic segment from Lentilactobacillus buchneri containing:
- the fusA gene encoding elongation factor G → MANKREFPLEKTRNIGIMAHIDAGKTTTTERILYYTGKIHKIGETHDGASQMDWMPQEQERGITITSAATTAQWKDHRINIIDTPGHVDFTVEVERSLRVLDGAIAVLDAQAGVEPQTETVWRQASDYDVPRIVFVNKMDKVGANFDFSVGSIEDRLNAKPLPIQMPIGAEDDFEGVIDLIEMKADIYDEDKLGSNWDTVDVPDEYKDEAKKRRDQLVETLADVDDDIMNKYLEGEEIPIPEIKAAIRKATLNLELFPVLAGSAFKNKGVQMLMDAVIDYLPSPLDVKPYNATDPATGDKIELKANDDASFAALAFKVATDPFVGRLTYIRVYSGTLESGSYILNATKDKRERVGRLLQMHSNHRQEIPEVFSGDIAAAIGLKNTTTGDSLTDVDHPLHLESMEFPDPVIQVAVEPKTKADQDKMNVALQKLSEEDPTFKATTNPETGETLIAGMGELHLDIIIDRMKREFHVEATVGAPQVSYREAFTKPTKAQGKFIRQSGGKGQYGDVWIEFTPNEEGKGFEFEDAIVGGVVPREYIPAVEQGLKESLANGVLAGYPLIDLKAKLYDGSYHEVDSSEAAFKVAASIALRNAAKTAAPVILEPIMKVDINVPEEYMGDVMGQVTARRGRVDGMESRSGAEVIHSFVPLAEMFGYATTLRSASQGRGTFTMTFDHYEPVPKSIQAEIIKKNGGNQPAED
- the rplB gene encoding 50S ribosomal protein L2; this translates as MAIKTYKPTSNGRRNMTSLDYSAITKRKPEKSLLESKSKTAGRNNYGHMTVRHRGGGNKNQYRIIDFKRIKDDVTATVKAIEYDPNRTANIALIVYTDGIKSYIIAPKGLKVGDKVESGVDADIKPGNTLPLSNIPVGTIIHNIELKPGKGGQLVRSAGASAQSLGRDGKYSLVRLASGEVRLILSTNRATIGSVSNEEHELINVGKAGRTRYKGQRPHVRGSVMNPNDHPHGGGEGKAPVGLPSPLSPWGKKTVGKKTRSKKARSDKFIVRRRKGSKM
- the rplW gene encoding 50S ribosomal protein L23, whose amino-acid sequence is MESRDIILRPVITEETTSKMDDKTYTFDVDLRATKTQVKKAIEDIFDVKVVRVNIMNVRGKLKRQGRYAGYTKKRRKAIVTLTEDSKEIELFNEE
- the rpsG gene encoding 30S ribosomal protein S7, with the protein product MPRKGNVQKREVLPDPIYNSKLVTRLINRLMLDGKRGTASQILYGAFDLIKKETNNEPVDVFEEAMKNVMPVLEVKARRVGGSNYQVPIEVRPDRRTTLGLRWIVNYARSRGEHTMTERLAREIMDAANNTGASVKKREDTHRMAEANRAFAHYRW
- the rpsJ gene encoding 30S ribosomal protein S10 codes for the protein MAKQKIRIRLKAYEHRILDQSADKIVATAQRTGATISGPIPLPTDRTIYTVLASPHKFKDSREQFEILTHKRLIDILNPTPKTVDSLMKLDLPSGVDIEIKL
- the rpsL gene encoding 30S ribosomal protein S12 yields the protein MPTINQLVRKGRHSRTSKSKSPALNYAYNSFKKKQVTVPAPQKRGVATRVGTMTPKKPNSALRKYARVRLSNLIEVTAYIPGIGHNLQEHSVVLIRGGRVKDLPGVRYHVIRGALDTAGVQDRRQGRSKYGTKKPKE
- the rplD gene encoding 50S ribosomal protein L4, with product MTDVALYKQDGSKNGTVALNDGIFGIEPNNNVVFDAIVMQRASLRQGTHSVKNRSAVRGGGKKPWRQKGTGRARQGSIRSPQWRGGGIVFGPTPRSYSYRLPKKVSRLALKSVLSEKVSDNKLVVVDTLQFDAPKTKEFAELLGKLDVSTKTLVVLEDDNEKAVLSARNLENVKVVSAQGINTLDVADHDKVVITKAALSQVEEVLA
- the rplC gene encoding 50S ribosomal protein L3, which produces MARKGILGKKVGMTQVFTENGELVPVTVVEVTPNVIMQIKTVENDGYDSVQLGYADKRTVLTNKPEQGHAKKANTTPKRFIKEIKDVELGDYKVSDEVKADIFKPGDIVDVTGTTKGHGYQGNIHKDGQSRGPETHGSRYHRRPGSLGVIINRVVPGMKLPGRMGNKTVTIQNLEIVNADTDNNVLLIKGNVPGANKSYITIRSAVHGSNK
- a CDS encoding prepilin peptidase → MLIILIALSSFDIVDQTIPTDGIIMLLLVCGLSNTHPVQEILIAILIYLLIQFLNHHFSWMGSGDIDIYFCLWLALDIPSLLWQTFIACVAALLYLIVAPWPKNSKIPFVPFITIGFYLTHQFQSILLPLIS